One genomic window of Arachis stenosperma cultivar V10309 chromosome 10, arast.V10309.gnm1.PFL2, whole genome shotgun sequence includes the following:
- the LOC130956955 gene encoding uncharacterized protein LOC130956955 — protein sequence MSHEKPSLKADIPVEHIIEVEDVEKEDEVQDMVEEEAAQPRNGAPKEAKVIREAVPILFPHLARKPRKQMELDPKMVEIFKKVEVTILLFDDIHQVPKYAKFLKDLCINKDKIHDLETIPLGSSIYALIGVIPEKCGDPGPCMVTCTIEGVQFFDCMCDLGACVSIMPLSIYDALRLPPLKWSASCFVLADKILISVVGIAEDVLVSIKGLTFLIDFYILDMPPNDSGRPSSILLGRPFLKTSRFKLDAFSGTYSFEIDGRAVSFNLDEAMKHPPEDHSILQCDIIDETMAEVHQEEVEGMNMEQGASVGKPSELPENTLPPPMVPDDQVPSHEQHMELKPLPLHLKYAYLEDNQKLPVIIARDLISQQEEQLLSMLRKHKKAIG from the coding sequence ATGAGTCATGAGAAGCCAAGCTTAAAAGCAGACATCCCAGTTGAACACATTATTGAGGTAGAGGATGTTGAAAAAGAGGATGAAGTACAAGACATGGTTGAAGAAGAAGCGGCCCAACCAAGGAATGGAGCACCAAAGGAAGCTAAAGTTATAAGAGAAGCCGTTCCCATTCTTTTTCCACACCTTGCTAGGAAACCCAGAAAGCAGATGGAGCTAGACCCCAAGATGGTGgagatcttcaaaaaggttgaggtaactattCTCCTTTTTGATGATATTCACCAGGTACCTAagtatgctaagtttctaaaagatttatgcataaataaagataaaatacaTGATTTAGAAACTATTCCTCTAGGTAGCTCTATTTATGCTTTAATTGGTGTCATACCAGAAAAATGTGGGGATCCAGGTCCATGCATGGTTACTTGTACTATTGAGGGTGTACAATTTTttgactgcatgtgtgatttaggtgcATGTGTGAGTATTATGCCATTATCTATATATGATGctttgaggctccctcccttaaaatgGTCGGCATCATGTTTTGTTTTAGCAGATAAAATCCTAATCTCGGTGGTTGGAATTGCTGAGGACGTGCTGGTGAGCATTAAGGGGCTAACATTCCTTATTGACTTCTACATTTTAGATATGCCCCCTAATGACTCAGGAAGACCATCATCCATCCTGCTTGGAAGGCCATTTCTGAAGACTTCAAGGTTCAAATTGGATGCCTTCTCGGGAACTTACTCTTTTGAGATAGATGGCAGAGCAGTGAGTTTCAACCTGGATGAAGCAATGAAGCACCCACCGGAAGATCACTCCATCTTGCAGTGCGACATTATTGATGAGACCATGGCTGAAGTCCACCAGGAAGAAGTAGAAGGGATGAACATGGAGCAAGGTGCAAGTGTGGGGAAACCCTCTGAGCTTCCTGAAAATACCTTGCCACCACCAATGGTCCCAGATGATCAAGTGCCTAGCCATGAGCAGCACATGGAGTTGAAGCCCCTTCCACTCcacctcaagtatgcttaccttgaggataaTCAGAAGCtcccagttatcattgcaagggATCTCATATCCCAACAGGAGGAGCAGTTGCTTAGTATGCTAAGAAAGCACAAGAAAGCTATTGGGTAG